One segment of Metallosphaera cuprina Ar-4 DNA contains the following:
- a CDS encoding tRNA(Ile)(2)-agmatinylcytidine synthase — MRYIIGVDDHDSPVGGCTTHFSWLLFREFEKIQVKLEGYPRLTRLNPNIPWKTRGNASISFVVETERDMDELLDIVWNLSLDYIENISKGYNYKRSPGVAIMNFRHDPLLEHIYWKAVTDVVTREYAVKISEKLGIKTKGGRGIIGAIASMGFKTGITYELLTYRRRENWNSPRRVDFNTVMNYDLAFFPYVYANVDYVSKEQLIVSHGNDPVLYGLRGLKPSVLLEGLKLIRSEDVEGYQLFETNQGSDHHFKTSSLKPYSSFVGDVTIKKVNVMRGGDCMLFGYKFPVIVYKETGELNQAVRYLLPGDAIKVYGAAKPSAEYGLVIEAERIDITELKPDQMYINPRCPLCGGSSESLGRNKGFRCRKCRNKFKGNKIIQERPRSVTIGVYQTRKYRHLTKPIFLETIYDSKEDLK; from the coding sequence ATGAGATACATAATCGGGGTAGACGACCACGACTCTCCTGTAGGAGGCTGCACTACTCATTTTTCATGGCTCTTATTTAGAGAATTTGAGAAAATTCAGGTCAAACTCGAAGGATATCCTAGACTTACTAGGCTTAACCCTAATATTCCGTGGAAGACTAGGGGTAACGCTTCGATCTCTTTTGTGGTTGAGACTGAAAGGGATATGGATGAGTTGCTGGATATAGTATGGAACTTGTCCCTAGATTATATAGAAAATATATCTAAGGGATACAATTACAAGAGATCTCCCGGAGTTGCAATTATGAATTTTAGACACGATCCCTTACTAGAACACATATATTGGAAGGCAGTAACAGATGTAGTTACGAGAGAGTACGCAGTTAAAATATCTGAAAAATTAGGAATAAAAACGAAAGGAGGTAGAGGAATTATAGGCGCCATCGCATCAATGGGGTTTAAAACTGGCATAACCTACGAGTTACTAACTTATAGACGTAGAGAGAATTGGAATTCACCAAGAAGGGTTGATTTTAATACAGTTATGAACTATGATCTAGCCTTCTTCCCTTACGTTTACGCAAATGTGGATTACGTTTCAAAGGAACAGTTAATCGTATCACATGGAAACGATCCTGTCTTATACGGCTTAAGAGGACTCAAACCCAGTGTTTTACTTGAAGGTCTTAAGCTAATACGGTCTGAAGACGTAGAGGGCTATCAACTCTTCGAGACCAACCAAGGTTCGGATCATCACTTTAAAACATCTTCATTGAAACCGTACAGCAGCTTTGTAGGTGATGTGACCATAAAGAAAGTAAACGTTATGAGAGGAGGGGATTGCATGTTATTTGGATATAAATTTCCAGTTATAGTGTATAAAGAAACCGGGGAGTTAAATCAGGCTGTAAGGTATCTTTTGCCTGGAGACGCGATTAAAGTATATGGAGCTGCGAAGCCCTCGGCAGAGTATGGTTTAGTTATAGAAGCTGAAAGGATAGATATAACTGAACTTAAGCCAGATCAAATGTACATAAACCCAAGATGTCCTCTTTGTGGTGGTTCATCTGAATCCCTAGGTAGAAACAAGGGATTTAGGTGTAGAAAATGTAGAAATAAGTTCAAAGGAAATAAGATAATACAAGAAAGACCTCGATCCGTAACTATAGGCGTATATCAGACAAGAAAATACAGGCATTTAACTAAGCCTATCTTCCTAGAGACAATCTATGATAGTAAAGAAGATCTTAAATAA